In Candidatus Binatia bacterium, the sequence CATCGTCACCTCCCGCCAAACGGTACTTCACAATCACCGCGCGAACCTGTCGAACTTGATACGGCTTCGCGTGCCGCCCTCGCGGTTGCAGGTTCAAGATCTCTACCACGCCCTCCTTGGTGAAGATGTAGTGGTCGCCTCGGATGCGCTCGTCGAATCCCAAACGCCGGAGCAGATGGTGCAGGTCAACGAACGGGACGTTGGCATCGAAGCCACCGCGCAGAATTCTAACGAGCAGAGCTTCGTACTTTCCCACGCTACACTCTTACAACAGCTCCCGCCTGTTGCCCATCGCGCTTGGAGAAAAGCCCGAAAACGCACCTCCCCTCTGTCGAATTTCACGCGAAGCCGCGATTTGTCGCCACCACGTGTTCTGATGACCCTCACACGCTCGGTGAGCCTCTCCCGCAACACTTTCAGGCATTTTCGACCTTATCGTCAAGTTTCGCATCTCGGAGGCTCATATCGAAAGTTTGGATGGTCACGACGTGCTCTCGGGGTTTTTCTACAGCCTCAACGCTCGGCGTCACGCGCATCGCGTCCTTCGCGATATCGCGTGCACGCACCGGTTCGGCCTTCACAAGTTCGGCCACTATTCCGCTTTGGCATAGTCACCACTGAAGTTGACGTTCATCCCGAACATTCCGCTCCAGTTCTCCTCGGTTACCTTCAAAGACTCGGCGGAAAACCGCAGCACCGCCCGGTACTGTTTGTCGTTCGGACACAGCGAACGGTACTCGATGATGTCACCGTGTAGCTCGGCGACGAAATCGAGATCGCCAAGATTGGGACCCCGTTCGCGAGTCATGCCCCATAGCGCGAGTCCGGACACGTGATACCGACCGTCAGGCATCCGTTGGATTTTGATTTCCGCGCTTTCAAAATCACCGGAGCGAATGTAGTGGCCTGAGATGAGATCTGGACCCAATGCCTTTGCTTCACCAAACGACACCTCTGTCGCAAAGGCCAAGCGGATCGCTTCGTGAAGCTCGTTTCTGAGCTGTTTGACCTCTTCGACGGTGAAGTTCTTGCTCTGTCGGGTTCGGCTATCATACTGATCGTGGTGGTCGAAGCAGATGAACGCCAGATTGTCCTCGTCGTTGTTTGCCGGATCGCCGTCGAGGTGGGCGAGCTGACCCTGTTTGATGAGCGTGTCGCGATTGAGCCCGAAGCAGACGCAGCAGCGACGCCGTGCCTTAAGCAGCACCGTTGCCTGCAGCTCGGAAGGAATCGGTTTGCGCGCCATCTGTCAATTCAAGCCCGCCGAACGTTTAGCGTTTCATCTGCTCTCCGGCGCCAGGGTGAGCTACGCACTCGGCACAGCCGGGTCACCGCCGGAAGGCAGATAAACGCGGTTGAACTGAACCGCTGCTGACGAAAGCGAACTCACTATGGGGGTTATAATCGGGAGAGCTGTCTGTGATCAAGCAGGTCAAGTGCGAAACGATGCGTAATGCCATGCGCACGGGAAGGAATCGGGGCAGTGCGGAGGGGTCGGTACGGCGGCAAAGGGCACTGCGGTGGTGGGGTGTGCAGAGCCCAACGGTGTGCCGCTGAGCGGCCGCGGGCACATGGCGACAGATCAATCCGAGCGGGCCAAATCACGCCCGCGGTCCGATCCAGTGCGTGTTAGCCCTTCCCTCCCGATGACTGGACCACTCGTGAGCGGAGCCATGCGACGAGCTCATCACGCGAGAGCTGGCGGCGGCTAGGGACAACATGAGCCGTTCCTGCTCGTCGACCGTCGCGCTCAACTCTGAGCCGTTCAGCATCAAGAACGTCTCCATGGCCGCATGCGCGACCCGCTTATCCCCGTCGAGAAATGGATGGTTCGCAATGAGCGAGAAGCACAA encodes:
- a CDS encoding type II toxin-antitoxin system HicA family toxin codes for the protein MGKYEALLVRILRGGFDANVPFVDLHHLLRRLGFDERIRGDHYIFTKEGVVEILNLQPRGRHAKPYQVRQVRAVIVKYRLAGGDDAK